From a region of the Synechococcus sp. PCC 7502 genome:
- a CDS encoding antibiotic biosynthesis monooxygenase produces the protein MSEAVNSFNDPSVTVVISRRVKPECKVEFESFLSGIVNACGQFQGHLGTNIFRPVNSDDPEYRIIFKFDRLSNLRNWEKSPERQHWFAIAEPLTISPPQIQVVTGLETWFTLPGNPSITPPPRYKMAVVTWLAVFPLITLISVALKQLLVMLPLVIRVAIITAIAVPTMTYLLMPQMTKLFSSWLYPIIDMADTASPANNENLKVLETSQFANPLPKLETAKEDLDLINLRQR, from the coding sequence ATGTCCGAAGCTGTAAATAGTTTTAATGATCCTTCTGTTACAGTTGTGATCTCAAGACGGGTTAAACCCGAATGCAAAGTAGAATTTGAGTCATTTTTATCTGGAATCGTTAATGCCTGCGGGCAGTTTCAAGGACATTTAGGTACCAACATTTTTCGACCTGTTAATTCCGACGACCCAGAGTATCGCATCATTTTTAAGTTTGATCGCCTTAGTAATCTTCGGAACTGGGAGAAATCACCAGAACGACAGCACTGGTTTGCCATAGCAGAACCTCTTACGATCAGTCCGCCCCAAATTCAGGTAGTAACTGGCTTGGAGACTTGGTTTACCCTTCCCGGTAATCCGTCAATTACACCTCCACCTCGATATAAGATGGCTGTGGTGACATGGTTGGCAGTCTTTCCGTTAATTACTTTGATTTCTGTAGCTCTGAAGCAACTATTGGTGATGCTACCTTTAGTAATCCGTGTGGCAATTATTACGGCGATCGCAGTTCCAACAATGACCTATCTCCTTATGCCCCAAATGACCAAATTATTCTCAAGTTGGTTATATCCAATAATAGATATGGCAGATACGGCATCACCTGCAAATAATGAGAATTTAAAAGTACTAGAAACTAGCCAATTCGCAAACCCACTGCCTAAATTGGAAACTGCTAAAGAAGACCTTGACTTAATTAATCTACGGCAAAGGTAA
- a CDS encoding type II toxin-antitoxin system Phd/YefM family antitoxin has protein sequence METVNIHQAKTNLSRLLSRVELGEEIVISNRGIPVAKLVPFSTSSNRKASLGIDRGRFIVPEDFNAPLPEDILSAFEGSEG, from the coding sequence ATGGAAACTGTTAATATTCATCAGGCTAAAACCAATCTTTCACGCCTTTTGTCGAGGGTAGAACTTGGGGAAGAGATTGTTATTTCTAATCGAGGTATTCCTGTGGCTAAGCTAGTGCCATTTTCTACTTCTTCTAATCGTAAGGCTAGTTTAGGGATAGATCGGGGAAGGTTTATTGTGCCTGAAGACTTTAACGCTCCTTTGCCAGAAGATATTTTGTCAGCATTTGAGGGTAGTGAAGGGTGA
- a CDS encoding heavy metal-binding domain-containing protein, with translation MVVITGLSGNEIFCLRKHGLTAGDLVIGNSVISLGLISSIGSGLKTLVGGEVHQITKIIHEGRHRAYARMLEEAKHHGGVGITGVSNELIFHGTNVEFLAIGSCVYREGKKTRDFEFSTSADGQALYCQLDCGFTPKQFVFGNVAYSIGVGGGLLGSLKSLARGEIKEFSRIFNQTRHLALQRIKSEAREVGANAVVGIKTSILPLGAMQEMVMIGTASHHPLLPDVYRQNPIASDLTNEEMWNLINQGYMPVQLVLGVSVYSLGLLGGISSFFKSFVRGEIRELTTLIYEAREEALKHIAEDARRCGADQVVGIKTYVYNLGGGIIEFLAIGTAVKQMPDVRTESENLIPQAIIRDQDTFINTADTTSAVSLNQPTNSSSILAIVAGLVFFVFWLIFIFIRFVHR, from the coding sequence ATGGTAGTAATTACAGGGTTATCAGGCAATGAGATTTTCTGTTTGCGAAAACATGGTCTAACCGCAGGCGATCTAGTGATTGGCAACAGTGTGATCTCCCTTGGATTGATTAGTAGTATTGGTTCGGGACTGAAAACTCTAGTTGGAGGTGAAGTTCATCAAATCACGAAGATTATTCATGAAGGTAGGCATCGCGCCTATGCCAGAATGCTTGAAGAAGCTAAACATCACGGCGGCGTGGGAATTACGGGCGTTTCTAATGAACTAATTTTTCACGGTACAAATGTGGAATTTTTAGCGATCGGTTCCTGTGTATATCGTGAAGGCAAAAAAACAAGAGATTTTGAATTTTCGACATCAGCTGATGGACAAGCTCTATACTGCCAACTTGATTGTGGATTTACGCCCAAACAATTTGTATTTGGCAATGTCGCCTATTCGATTGGAGTTGGTGGTGGTCTATTAGGCAGTTTGAAAAGTCTTGCTAGGGGAGAGATCAAAGAATTTTCACGCATTTTTAATCAAACCCGTCATCTAGCACTTCAGCGTATCAAATCAGAAGCACGGGAAGTAGGAGCCAATGCAGTTGTAGGCATCAAGACATCGATTTTACCATTGGGCGCAATGCAAGAAATGGTGATGATTGGTACTGCTTCCCATCATCCACTACTACCAGATGTTTATCGCCAAAACCCGATCGCTAGCGATCTAACTAATGAAGAAATGTGGAACCTGATTAACCAAGGATATATGCCTGTGCAGCTAGTCTTAGGAGTTTCAGTGTACTCTTTGGGATTGCTAGGTGGTATCAGCTCATTTTTCAAATCTTTTGTGCGCGGTGAAATTAGAGAGTTGACAACGCTGATTTATGAAGCTAGAGAAGAGGCATTAAAGCATATCGCCGAAGATGCCCGTCGTTGTGGTGCGGATCAGGTGGTTGGCATCAAAACCTATGTTTACAATTTAGGTGGTGGAATTATTGAGTTTTTAGCCATTGGTACAGCCGTAAAGCAAATGCCAGATGTTAGGACTGAATCAGAGAACCTGATCCCACAGGCAATTATTCGTGATCAAGATACCTTCATTAATACTGCGGATACGACTTCGGCGGTCTCCTTGAACCAACCCACAAACTCATCTAGCATTCTTGCAATAGTTGCGGGGTTGGTGTTTTTTGTATTTTGGCTGATATTTATTTTCATTCGATTTGTTCACCGTTAA
- a CDS encoding Ycf34 family protein encodes MCICVNCHYVDRCITYHAVEEQHQQPHLTASPDFEANSPSINVNIRTDNQGIEMEWDVVGCLSFSEELGKWAKLRPGQLIPT; translated from the coding sequence ATGTGTATTTGCGTCAACTGTCACTATGTCGATCGCTGTATTACTTACCATGCCGTCGAAGAGCAGCATCAGCAACCCCATTTAACTGCTAGTCCAGATTTTGAGGCAAATTCACCCAGTATAAACGTCAATATTCGCACCGATAATCAAGGGATTGAGATGGAATGGGATGTGGTGGGCTGTCTCAGCTTTTCTGAAGAACTAGGTAAATGGGCAAAACTCCGCCCTGGTCAGTTAATTCCGACTTAA
- a CDS encoding SufS family cysteine desulfurase, giving the protein MILVPELISLNSETLANQTRPDFPILDQDINGHPLIYFDNAASSQKPLQVLNAWRNYYEHDHSNVHRGAHTLSRRATEGYEAARDKVAKFINARSAQEIIYTRNATEAINLVAYSWGMANLKAGDEVILSAMEHHSNIVPWQIVAQKTGAVLKFVQLTKSEEFDLDHYKSLLSDRTKLVSIVHISNTLGCINPIAEVITLAHHYGAKVLIDACQSVPHMPINVQEIDCDWLVASGHKMCAPTGIGFLYGKSEILNQMPPFLGGGEMIAEVYLDHSTYADLPHKFEAGTPAIGEAIALGAAVDYLTAIGMERIHRYEQELISYLIPQLQDIPELKIYGNLNHRAGLASFSATGYIHAHDIAQLLDQEGIAIRSGHHCTQPLHRYLGITGTARASLYFYNTKAEIDAFIFSLKEAISFFLSIDLLQQQD; this is encoded by the coding sequence ATGATTTTAGTACCCGAGCTAATTAGTCTAAACTCTGAAACCTTAGCTAATCAGACCCGCCCAGATTTTCCCATCTTAGATCAAGACATTAATGGACATCCCTTGATCTATTTTGATAATGCTGCCAGTTCCCAAAAACCACTTCAGGTTCTCAATGCTTGGCGTAACTATTATGAACATGATCATTCCAATGTGCATAGAGGGGCACATACTCTGAGCCGTAGAGCCACAGAAGGTTACGAAGCCGCCCGTGACAAAGTGGCAAAATTTATTAATGCTCGTTCTGCTCAGGAAATCATTTATACCCGCAATGCTACCGAGGCGATTAACCTAGTTGCCTATAGCTGGGGTATGGCAAACCTCAAAGCTGGGGATGAAGTAATTTTGTCGGCAATGGAACATCACAGCAATATTGTCCCTTGGCAAATAGTGGCGCAAAAAACCGGGGCGGTTCTGAAATTTGTGCAACTAACTAAAAGTGAAGAATTTGACCTAGATCACTACAAATCCTTGCTGAGTGATCGCACTAAATTAGTATCCATCGTTCATATCTCTAATACCTTAGGCTGTATTAATCCAATTGCCGAGGTAATTACCCTAGCACATCATTACGGTGCCAAAGTCCTAATCGATGCCTGCCAAAGTGTCCCCCACATGCCCATTAATGTCCAAGAGATTGATTGTGATTGGTTAGTTGCCTCTGGACATAAAATGTGTGCGCCCACAGGTATCGGCTTTCTGTATGGCAAATCCGAGATTTTGAATCAAATGCCACCTTTTTTGGGCGGAGGGGAAATGATTGCTGAGGTGTATTTAGATCACTCTACCTATGCCGATTTACCCCATAAGTTTGAAGCAGGAACTCCCGCCATTGGTGAAGCGATCGCCCTTGGTGCTGCCGTTGACTATTTAACAGCGATCGGGATGGAGCGAATTCATCGCTATGAACAGGAATTAATCAGTTACCTAATACCCCAGTTGCAGGATATTCCTGAGTTAAAAATCTATGGCAACCTTAACCACCGTGCTGGATTAGCATCGTTTAGTGCTACGGGTTATATCCATGCCCATGATATTGCCCAATTATTGGATCAAGAAGGCATTGCCATTCGGTCTGGACATCACTGTACACAGCCCCTCCACCGCTACTTAGGCATAACTGGTACCGCTAGAGCTAGTCTATATTTCTACAATACTAAAGCTGAAATTGATGCTTTTATATTCTCCCTCAAAGAAGCGATCTCCTTTTTCCTCTCCATAGATTTACTTCAACAGCAAGATTAA
- a CDS encoding SIMPL domain-containing protein, producing the protein MSNQAQDQEDQKQVSRFPQVFWGLVAIAIAVSGSAIVGSSALRSLRVSDSLTIIGSAKRPIQADYAVWRSSVSSQQSTLPQAYQEVKRSSDRVLAYLKSQNISDSSLSLSAITTEAIAEYINGNPTGKTLAYKLTQRFEVSSKDVNAIAKVAQSSTDLINEGIPYVSEPPEYLYTQLSQLRVEMIAEAAKNAKARADAIASVTGNKVGVVRRAETDAFQITPRFSTEVSGGGVYNTATIDKDITAVVSITFAVD; encoded by the coding sequence ATGTCTAATCAAGCACAGGATCAAGAAGATCAAAAACAGGTTAGCAGGTTTCCACAAGTCTTTTGGGGGTTGGTGGCGATCGCGATCGCAGTAAGTGGGTCAGCAATTGTCGGAAGTTCAGCTTTGCGGTCATTACGGGTCAGTGATTCCCTAACCATTATCGGTTCGGCGAAACGTCCAATTCAAGCGGATTATGCTGTGTGGCGCAGTTCCGTATCTAGTCAGCAATCTACCCTACCGCAGGCTTATCAAGAGGTAAAACGCTCAAGCGATCGCGTACTTGCTTACCTAAAGTCCCAGAATATTAGTGATAGTTCTCTTAGTCTCAGTGCCATTACTACGGAGGCGATCGCAGAGTATATTAACGGTAATCCTACGGGTAAGACTCTGGCATACAAGCTGACCCAGCGCTTTGAAGTTAGTTCTAAGGATGTAAATGCCATCGCCAAGGTAGCGCAATCTAGTACGGATTTAATTAACGAAGGTATTCCCTATGTATCTGAGCCACCAGAATATTTATATACCCAACTCAGTCAACTACGGGTAGAAATGATTGCCGAAGCTGCTAAGAATGCTAAAGCCCGTGCCGATGCGATCGCTTCCGTAACTGGGAATAAAGTGGGTGTTGTCCGTCGTGCTGAAACCGATGCCTTTCAAATTACACCTCGATTTTCCACAGAAGTAAGTGGCGGGGGAGTCTATAACACTGCAACCATAGACAAAGACATTACCGCCGTGGTTTCCATTACCTTTGCCGTAGATTAA
- a CDS encoding efflux RND transporter periplasmic adaptor subunit, whose protein sequence is MQISKPNSWLLPVIVTGLVTVGAIATFSLTQTQKTQNITDLTVPVTSKSLNLKIRASGIVQPIQTVNLSPKVAGQLAQLYVEQGDRISKGQIIAKMDDRSIQTQIAQAQASFANAQANLNKLQSGSRREDIAAAQARLESARARANLSRTRLVRNQDLANQGVITRDRLDELFADQKATTANLIELQRQLELLQNGSRPEDIAQALAQAQEAKARLDAALVQLDDTIIKSPFDGIITQKFSNVGAFVTPTTSASAVGSGSSTSIVSAASGLEILAKVPEVDIAQIKIGQKVEIIADAYPDQTFMGEVRLIAPEAVIEQNVTSFQVRVKLNTGLSQLKSGMNANLIFLGSRINNALLVPTVAIATEKGQTGVYTPDQNQKPRFQAVTIGITIDNQTQILTGVTSGNLVFIKLPDNQLPKTN, encoded by the coding sequence ATGCAAATTTCTAAGCCGAATTCTTGGTTGCTACCTGTTATAGTTACAGGCTTAGTTACAGTAGGGGCGATCGCTACTTTTTCCCTCACCCAAACTCAAAAGACCCAAAATATAACTGATTTAACGGTTCCTGTTACTTCTAAATCCTTAAACCTCAAAATCAGAGCTAGTGGTATAGTTCAACCGATCCAAACCGTAAACCTTAGTCCTAAAGTTGCAGGTCAATTGGCACAGCTTTATGTGGAACAGGGAGATCGCATTAGTAAAGGACAAATTATTGCCAAAATGGATGACCGCAGCATTCAAACCCAAATTGCCCAAGCCCAAGCTAGTTTTGCCAATGCCCAAGCCAACCTGAATAAATTGCAATCGGGTAGTCGGCGCGAAGATATTGCTGCTGCCCAAGCTCGACTAGAATCTGCTAGAGCCAGAGCTAACCTTAGCCGTACCCGTTTAGTCCGCAATCAAGATTTAGCAAACCAAGGAGTAATTACCCGCGATCGCCTTGATGAATTATTCGCAGATCAAAAAGCAACCACCGCCAACTTAATCGAACTGCAAAGGCAACTGGAACTTTTGCAAAATGGCTCAAGACCTGAAGATATTGCCCAAGCTCTAGCACAAGCACAAGAAGCAAAAGCCCGCTTAGATGCGGCACTAGTCCAGTTAGACGACACAATTATCAAGTCTCCCTTTGATGGCATTATCACCCAGAAATTTTCCAATGTGGGGGCATTTGTCACTCCGACAACCTCTGCGTCGGCGGTGGGATCGGGTAGTTCAACTTCGATTGTTTCGGCTGCTAGTGGGCTAGAAATCTTGGCAAAAGTTCCGGAGGTAGATATTGCTCAAATTAAAATTGGGCAGAAAGTAGAAATTATCGCTGATGCCTATCCCGATCAAACTTTTATGGGAGAGGTACGCCTCATTGCCCCCGAAGCCGTAATCGAGCAGAATGTTACCTCTTTTCAAGTTAGGGTAAAATTAAATACGGGTTTATCTCAGCTAAAATCAGGGATGAATGCTAATCTCATATTTCTGGGATCAAGAATTAATAACGCTCTATTGGTACCGACCGTAGCGATCGCCACCGAAAAAGGGCAAACAGGGGTATATACTCCGGATCAAAATCAAAAACCTCGGTTTCAAGCGGTTACCATTGGGATCACCATTGATAATCAGACTCAAATTTTAACTGGTGTTACCTCTGGGAATTTAGTATTTATTAAGCTTCCAGATAATCAGCTACCTAAAACTAATTAG
- a CDS encoding type II toxin-antitoxin system VapC family toxin, translating into MDTHCWLWWFSQPELLSEEAIACIVDEANEVWFSVASVWEMGIKVAIGKLPLPEPLDSYISSRMVQLGARSLDISVNHAIQAAALPLHHRDPFDRLLIAQAQIENMTIVTADNMFSQYQDISILWAANS; encoded by the coding sequence ATGGATACTCATTGCTGGTTGTGGTGGTTTTCTCAGCCAGAGCTTCTTAGCGAGGAGGCGATCGCTTGTATTGTTGATGAAGCTAATGAAGTGTGGTTCTCTGTGGCAAGTGTGTGGGAAATGGGTATTAAAGTAGCGATCGGCAAGTTGCCATTACCAGAACCATTAGATAGCTATATATCAAGTCGCATGGTGCAATTGGGAGCAAGATCACTTGACATTTCAGTTAACCATGCTATCCAAGCTGCGGCTTTGCCTTTACATCATCGCGATCCATTCGACAGACTCTTAATCGCACAAGCTCAAATAGAAAATATGACGATTGTGACGGCTGATAATATGTTTAGTCAATATCAAGACATTTCTATCCTTTGGGCAGCAAATTCATAG
- a CDS encoding GNAT family N-acetyltransferase: protein MQPFSPPSVTVRPVQYRDLEAIHLLQNSFEISSPDYAPDYVGQINQWFKVVRFISWLPNPLSNLFRAYVAEVGGQILGFIRVSPVNHSRTTWQIDQISVMTGIQRHNIGTQLIRHCLESCWEARTWILNVDVNCKDAIALYRQNGFQPLAQITDWEIPFASLHEIAQNQQPDLPNLLPVSNADAFLLYQLDTAAMPPQIRQVYDLSINDFRQSLVDKAIEHGQNVLKSTQHVTGYVYEPQRKAAIGYFSLVLQSAQSTHNCHLTVHPAYTWLYKELVAQMARIIDQEKTPSSVLVSSADYQPEREAYLEQIQATRKRHSMLMARSVWHKVRETKPALDALQLSRMLTGLQPVQKPIPGRIDTPPSANPDNQ, encoded by the coding sequence ATGCAGCCTTTTTCTCCTCCCAGTGTAACAGTCCGACCTGTGCAGTATCGAGATTTAGAAGCGATTCATCTTTTACAAAATAGTTTTGAAATATCATCTCCTGACTACGCTCCCGACTATGTAGGGCAGATTAATCAATGGTTTAAGGTGGTGCGCTTTATTAGCTGGCTACCTAACCCTTTGAGCAATCTATTTAGAGCCTATGTTGCTGAAGTAGGTGGACAAATTTTAGGATTTATTCGTGTATCTCCAGTTAATCACAGCCGTACTACATGGCAGATCGATCAAATTAGTGTCATGACTGGAATTCAACGCCATAATATTGGCACCCAGCTAATTCGTCACTGTCTTGAGTCCTGCTGGGAAGCACGCACCTGGATATTAAATGTAGATGTTAACTGCAAAGATGCGATCGCCCTGTATAGACAAAATGGTTTTCAACCCCTGGCACAAATTACCGACTGGGAAATTCCCTTTGCCTCTCTCCATGAAATTGCCCAAAATCAACAGCCCGATCTGCCCAATCTCTTGCCTGTGAGTAATGCCGATGCCTTTCTGCTGTACCAACTAGATACTGCTGCCATGCCGCCACAGATTCGCCAAGTTTATGATCTAAGCATCAATGATTTTCGTCAGAGTCTTGTGGATAAAGCGATCGAACATGGTCAAAATGTCTTAAAGTCAACCCAGCATGTCACGGGCTATGTATACGAACCTCAACGCAAAGCAGCGATCGGCTATTTTTCCCTAGTTTTACAATCAGCCCAATCAACCCACAACTGTCACCTCACAGTTCATCCCGCCTATACATGGCTATACAAAGAGCTTGTCGCCCAAATGGCACGCATTATTGATCAAGAAAAAACACCATCCTCTGTACTAGTTTCCTCCGCCGACTATCAACCCGAACGAGAAGCATACCTAGAGCAAATTCAAGCTACGCGCAAACGTCACTCTATGCTGATGGCAAGGTCGGTATGGCATAAGGTTCGAGAAACTAAACCCGCCTTAGATGCCCTGCAACTATCGAGAATGCTGACAGGACTCCAACCTGTGCAAAAACCCATTCCAGGTAGAATTGATACACCTCCGTCGGCAAACCCAGATAATCAATAA
- the rplU gene encoding 50S ribosomal protein L21, producing MSYAIIQTGGKQYRVEPGRFYDVELLHFEPDSKLTITDVLLVSQDDTTVIGQPLVTGATVEATVLQHLRAKKVIVYKMQPKKKTRKKNGHRQNLTRIMVDTINLGTTETATTEAA from the coding sequence ATGAGCTACGCAATTATTCAAACAGGTGGGAAACAGTATCGTGTGGAACCAGGACGGTTCTATGACGTAGAATTACTGCATTTTGAACCAGATTCTAAACTAACAATTACCGATGTACTGCTGGTCAGTCAAGATGATACTACGGTGATTGGGCAACCTTTGGTTACAGGCGCAACGGTTGAAGCTACGGTTTTGCAGCACCTAAGGGCAAAAAAAGTAATTGTCTATAAGATGCAACCTAAAAAGAAAACTCGCAAAAAAAATGGGCATCGCCAGAATTTGACTCGAATTATGGTTGATACCATTAACTTGGGGACAACTGAGACAGCTACAACTGAGGCAGCATAA
- a CDS encoding zinc-dependent peptidase: MLQPLVFLVTIGLIILWIIFQPVILAFQRKRIAQQPFPERWLAIITRNVAIYHYLDPDQQKELQGHIQIFLKEKQFIGCLGLLVTEEMKITIAAIACLLLFNRRHTYFPNLRSILVYPNAYIVSETISDGLLLQERRTIRLGESWTKDQLVLAWAQVEQDITRWQDGRNVVLHEFAHQLDQEEGKTAGVPILLRQSDFELWAKVMSKAYLELCDRLERNKKTIINSYGATSPAEFFAVATETFFEQPMALMKEYPDLYSLFEYYYYLNPVEWGK; the protein is encoded by the coding sequence ATGTTGCAACCCCTAGTTTTTTTAGTAACCATCGGATTAATAATTCTCTGGATTATCTTTCAACCAGTAATTTTGGCATTTCAACGCAAACGCATTGCCCAGCAGCCTTTTCCCGAACGATGGTTAGCGATTATTACCCGTAATGTTGCTATTTATCATTACCTAGACCCCGATCAACAAAAAGAACTGCAAGGACATATTCAGATATTTCTCAAGGAAAAGCAGTTTATTGGATGTCTGGGGCTACTGGTAACTGAAGAAATGAAAATTACAATTGCCGCGATCGCTTGTCTATTACTATTCAACAGACGACATACTTACTTTCCCAACTTACGCTCAATTTTGGTTTATCCCAATGCTTATATAGTCTCGGAAACGATTAGCGATGGATTGCTTTTACAAGAGAGACGAACGATTAGACTTGGGGAGTCATGGACAAAAGATCAGTTAGTTTTAGCATGGGCGCAGGTCGAGCAAGATATTACCCGATGGCAAGATGGACGTAATGTGGTTTTACATGAATTTGCTCATCAATTAGATCAAGAGGAAGGAAAGACGGCAGGTGTGCCAATTTTGCTGCGCCAGTCGGATTTTGAGTTATGGGCAAAAGTAATGAGCAAGGCGTATTTAGAGTTATGCGATCGCTTAGAACGGAATAAGAAAACAATAATTAATAGCTATGGAGCCACCAGCCCCGCAGAATTTTTTGCAGTTGCCACAGAAACTTTTTTTGAACAACCAATGGCACTAATGAAAGAGTACCCCGATCTATACTCCCTGTTTGAATACTACTATTACCTCAATCCCGTTGAATGGGGAAAGTAA
- a CDS encoding polysaccharide deacetylase family protein, with protein sequence MNKVTMVGALVGLTVAGVGIGAGIAAVMTGGVKNIRLSAFYGSPSDNLPDNSVNNNVAIASNANSTNINFNPVATQSCRLNSTVAVANSLNGAWQAAQIATNPLPAWQYFNNQMAPDLVARLYPAPFPQISDRARRASVPIVMYHDITKDKQLDWDVTPEELEQHFATIQANGLTPITMDQLVNHLRTGATLPANPILLTFDDNYLGQYEYAFPLLKKYGYPAVWSIHTGFVGKGGNKPKANWDQIREMYKSGLITIASHTVNHFNLSRIDEAQVDRELRISKQVLEKELGIAIKYFTYPEGSYSDRIKDQVKEVGYEAALTMSLDPRDELPAEKSDDLLAIRRYGQSRFADVIAIASNGVPDSGNTSDKDIDNLPDSTVVNFASPISKKLVNFDGLPITLISGGRPVTVHHHTRAQVREIMKTAKAIAAVDGGFFSLQSLESNKMIGPVLSQFAEDAGVLDVGRSGENPLLKNRPLVLISPSDIKFIPYNPTLHSTKEQLQAEMPDVTDAFVAAGWLVKNGQPQDAASFGKLYGFDANRDRAFWGIDRKGRPVIGVTMEMIDSVNLGKLLAKAGLQEAVMLDSGASASLAYRGKSLMSYDPRPVPHIVALLNPDQTMSTKWDGAVTCLSRN encoded by the coding sequence ATGAACAAAGTAACAATGGTGGGGGCTTTAGTAGGCTTAACCGTTGCTGGTGTAGGAATTGGGGCTGGAATTGCGGCGGTAATGACTGGAGGTGTTAAAAATATTAGGCTCAGTGCTTTTTATGGTTCTCCATCAGATAACTTGCCTGATAATTCTGTAAATAATAATGTGGCGATCGCCTCAAACGCAAACTCAACGAATATAAATTTCAATCCAGTTGCTACTCAATCCTGCCGCTTAAATTCCACCGTTGCCGTTGCAAATTCCCTAAATGGAGCATGGCAAGCTGCTCAAATCGCTACAAACCCCCTACCAGCATGGCAATATTTTAATAATCAAATGGCTCCTGATCTAGTCGCTAGACTCTATCCTGCTCCCTTTCCCCAAATTAGTGATCGCGCCCGCCGTGCCAGTGTACCAATTGTGATGTACCACGACATTACTAAAGATAAGCAACTAGATTGGGATGTCACTCCCGAAGAACTAGAACAGCATTTTGCAACCATTCAAGCCAATGGCTTAACGCCGATCACCATGGATCAGTTGGTTAATCATCTGAGAACGGGAGCAACTCTGCCAGCAAATCCAATTTTATTGACCTTTGATGATAACTACCTTGGTCAGTACGAGTATGCTTTTCCATTACTAAAAAAATATGGCTATCCTGCGGTTTGGTCTATTCACACAGGTTTTGTGGGTAAAGGCGGAAACAAGCCTAAAGCCAATTGGGATCAGATTAGAGAAATGTATAAAAGCGGATTAATTACGATCGCCTCCCATACGGTCAATCACTTTAATTTATCGAGGATTGATGAAGCTCAAGTAGATCGCGAGTTACGCATTTCTAAGCAAGTTCTGGAAAAAGAATTGGGCATTGCTATTAAATATTTCACCTATCCTGAGGGTTCCTATAGCGATCGCATTAAAGATCAGGTTAAAGAAGTTGGCTATGAAGCTGCCCTAACCATGAGCCTCGATCCGAGGGATGAATTGCCCGCAGAAAAATCCGATGATCTATTAGCAATTAGACGTTATGGACAATCTCGTTTTGCTGATGTCATAGCGATCGCTAGTAATGGAGTACCTGATTCAGGAAATACCAGCGATAAGGACATAGATAACTTACCCGACAGCACCGTAGTCAACTTTGCCAGTCCAATTTCCAAAAAACTGGTGAATTTTGATGGTCTGCCCATCACGCTAATCTCTGGCGGAAGACCTGTAACTGTGCATCACCACACCCGCGCTCAAGTGCGAGAAATTATGAAAACTGCCAAGGCGATCGCTGCCGTTGATGGGGGCTTTTTCTCTTTGCAATCCCTAGAAAGCAATAAAATGATTGGACCAGTGCTCAGTCAATTTGCTGAGGATGCAGGGGTATTAGATGTGGGGCGATCAGGTGAAAATCCCCTACTTAAAAATCGTCCCCTAGTGTTAATTAGCCCTAGCGATATTAAGTTTATTCCTTACAATCCCACTCTGCACTCGACTAAAGAGCAATTACAAGCAGAAATGCCCGATGTTACCGATGCCTTTGTCGCGGCTGGGTGGCTGGTAAAAAATGGACAGCCTCAGGATGCAGCTAGTTTTGGTAAATTGTATGGTTTTGATGCCAATCGCGATCGGGCGTTCTGGGGTATAGATCGCAAGGGAAGACCCGTAATTGGCGTGACCATGGAAATGATTGATTCTGTGAACCTAGGAAAATTACTAGCAAAAGCTGGCTTGCAAGAGGCGGTCATGCTAGATTCTGGAGCTAGTGCCTCCTTGGCATATCGGGGTAAGTCTCTGATGAGTTATGATCCCCGTCCCGTTCCCCACATTGTTGCGCTTTTAAACCCAGACCAAACTATGAGTACCAAGTGGGATGGAGCAGTTACTTGCTTAAGTCGGAATTAA